One window from the genome of Nocardioides panaciterrulae encodes:
- a CDS encoding aldo/keto reductase has protein sequence MTVSTITLNNGTSIPQLGFGVFQVPPEETAETVSKAFEVGYRHIDTAEMYQNEAGVGEAIRSSGLGRDELYITSKLNNGFHEPDAARRAFDETLTKLGLDRIDLFLIHWPLPTLYDGDFVSTWKTLAEFVEDGRATSIGVSNFQPAHLDRIVSESGVVPAVNQIEVHPYFTNEAARAASIRHGVEVEAWSPIAQGKVLDDELINKIGAEYGKSAAQVTLRWHVERGDIVFPKSMSQDRMRENFEIFDFSLTHDQVEQISALDRGEDGRTGPNPDTFDYVPS, from the coding sequence ATGACCGTTTCCACGATCACCCTGAACAACGGCACGTCCATCCCGCAGCTCGGCTTCGGCGTCTTCCAGGTCCCGCCGGAGGAGACCGCCGAGACCGTGAGCAAGGCGTTCGAGGTGGGCTACCGCCACATCGACACCGCGGAGATGTACCAGAACGAGGCGGGCGTCGGGGAGGCCATCAGGTCCTCCGGTCTCGGCCGCGACGAGCTGTACATCACCAGCAAGCTCAACAACGGGTTCCACGAGCCGGACGCCGCGCGCCGGGCCTTCGACGAGACGCTCACCAAGCTCGGCCTGGACCGCATCGACCTGTTCCTGATCCACTGGCCGCTCCCGACGCTGTACGACGGCGACTTCGTCTCCACCTGGAAGACCCTGGCCGAGTTCGTCGAGGACGGCCGCGCCACCTCGATCGGCGTCTCGAACTTCCAGCCGGCCCACCTCGACCGGATCGTCTCCGAGAGCGGAGTGGTCCCCGCGGTGAACCAGATCGAGGTGCACCCCTACTTCACCAACGAGGCGGCCCGCGCCGCCTCGATCCGCCACGGCGTCGAGGTCGAGGCGTGGTCCCCGATCGCGCAGGGCAAGGTCCTCGACGACGAGCTCATCAACAAGATCGGCGCCGAGTACGGCAAGTCCGCCGCGCAGGTCACGCTGCGCTGGCACGTCGAGCGCGGCGACATCGTCTTCCCGAAGTCGATGAGCCAGGACCGGATGCGGGAGAACTTCGAGATCTTCGACTTCTCCCTCACCCACGACCAGGTCGAGCAGATCAGCGCCCTCGACCGTGGCGAGGACGGCCGCACCGGCCCGAACCCGGACACTTTCGACTACGTCCCGAGCTGA
- a CDS encoding MarR family winged helix-turn-helix transcriptional regulator has product MTSDLDHVGRVMAQWREARPDLDVSPQGVIGRLHRLAMRLTEELAVVYARYGLGEGEFDVLATLRRAGAPYELTPSALAASTMVSSGAVTKRVDRCLQQGWVTRRHSDRDARGRVVALTDAGRELIDRAFEAHMANEHRLVAGLSERQRTQLAHLLEVWGRSVDA; this is encoded by the coding sequence ATGACGAGCGATCTCGATCACGTCGGCAGGGTGATGGCGCAGTGGCGCGAGGCGCGTCCCGACCTCGACGTCTCGCCGCAGGGGGTGATCGGCCGGTTGCACCGGCTCGCGATGCGGCTCACCGAGGAGCTGGCGGTGGTCTACGCCCGCTACGGCCTGGGCGAGGGGGAGTTCGACGTGCTCGCCACGCTGCGCCGCGCCGGCGCGCCGTACGAGCTGACGCCCTCGGCGCTGGCCGCCTCGACGATGGTCTCCTCCGGCGCCGTCACCAAGCGGGTGGACCGCTGCCTGCAGCAGGGCTGGGTGACCCGGCGGCACAGCGACCGGGACGCCCGGGGGAGGGTGGTCGCGCTGACCGACGCCGGGCGCGAGCTCATCGACCGGGCCTTCGAGGCGCACATGGCCAACGAGCACCGGCTGGTCGCGGGCCTCAGCGAGCGGCAGCGGACCCAGCTCGCCCACCTGCTGGAGGTGTGGGGGCGCTCGGTCGACGCCTAG